In Apium graveolens cultivar Ventura chromosome 10, ASM990537v1, whole genome shotgun sequence, the following are encoded in one genomic region:
- the LOC141691009 gene encoding uncharacterized protein LOC141691009, whose protein sequence is MKLARNLEANHLRAFSNSILVVKHISGEYKQRNPRTKAYATKVKDASLSFETFELSQIGRENNGRTYALSRIASAETQSLTGSIYLTEAKTPSIEKKECLEIHQGADWMTPLRNFLEKGILPPDQKEALKIKYRASSYTLINRRMYHRSVCQSLLRCLNVEEQHQALDVVHEGICGDHLAGRSLTFKILRQGFFWPTLKADASEYLKKCVRCQLFSTVPKQPPEEMTSVLSLSPSPCGL, encoded by the coding sequence ATGAAGTTGGCCCGAAATCTCGAGGCGAATCACTTAAGGGCATTTAGCAATTCCATCCTGGTGGTTAAACACATCTCAGGAGAATACAAACAAAGGAATCCTCGGACAAAGGCTTATGCCACTAAGGTAAAAGATGCTTCTTTATCATTTGAAACTTTTGAGCTAAGTCAAATTGGAAGGGAGAACAACGGCCGGACATATGCCCTCTCCAGGATAGCTTCGGCTGAGACTCAGAGCCTCACTGGTTCTATCTACCTCACCGAAGCCAAGACGCCTTCGATCGAGAAAAAAGAATGTCTGGAAATTCACCAAGGCGCCGATTGGATGACTCCACTAAGGAACTTTCTAGAAAAAGGTATCCTACCTCCCGACCAAAAGGAAGCGCTAAAAATAAAATATAGGGCATCAAGCTACACACTTATTAATAGAAGAATGTATCACCGGTCTGTCTGCCAGTCCCTCCTCAGATGCTTAAATGTTGAAGAGCAACATCAAGCGCTTGATGTGGTACACGAGGGAATTTGTGGGGATCATCTTGCCGGACGGTCTCTCACCTTTAAAATTCTTCGTCAAGGGTTCTTTTGGCCGACTTTGAAAGCCGATGCAAGTGAATATTTAAAGAAATGCGTACGATGTCAGTTATTCTCCACTGTTCCGAAGCAACCTCCGGAAGAGATGACTTCCGTTCTCAGCCTATCCCCTTCACCATGTGGGCTGTAG